From Anaerotruncus rubiinfantis:
CTTCTTGAGGAAATCCGGCGTCTGCATATTTTTGTCGTAAACGGTCAGCTGCCACATGTCGCTCCCCTGGGCGGAGAGCTTGCCGAACCCCTCGTGATCCCGGACAATCCGGGTGCAGCCGTTGACGCCTTCAACTTCAAAAAGATAAAAGTAGAGCTGCGGGTCGGGGGAATAAAAAATGCACCGATAGGCGATATTGACCCCATCGCTTTGCTCGAACTCCATTGGGATGCGTTCCGGGGTATCCCAGCGGTCGGCCTTGAACATGAGAAGCACCGGGTTTTCGAGCTGGTAGGTGATCGGCAGGTAGACACGGAAGGTCACGACCTCATCGGTGCGAACCGCTCCGAACGGGGATTTGCAGCGGCTGTCGCGGCTGTCAAACATACTCAAAATATCAACTCCAAAGGCAAGGAGCGTTTGTCGTGACATCTGTCTTGGCAGACGCTCCGGAATGCGCCGCGGGCGGGACTGCACATCCCGCCCGCGGCTTTTGCTCCTGTTTTATCATTTGCGCAGGTTCCAGATTTCGCGGCTGTAATCGTGGATCGAACGGTCGGCGCAGAAGAAGCCGGAAGCCGCGATATTCATGAGGCTCATCCGCTGCCAGCCTATGGCGTCGCGGTAACGGCGGGAGGCCTCCTGTTGGATGTCGCTGTAGGACGCGAAGTCGGCAAGCACCATATACGGGTCGTTGTAGCGCAGGGAATTGGCGATATCCGGGAACTGCTGTCCGTCAAGGCCGGAGAGCAGCAGGTCGATCGCCCGGCGCAGCGCGGGATTGCGGTTATAGTAATCGTTCGGATTGTAGCCGGCCGTCTTTATGTGGTTCACCTCAGGCGTGGTCATGCCAAAGATGAGGATGTTCTCGTCGCCGACATGCTCTTTAATTTCAACATTCGCGCCGTCGAGCGTTCCGAGGGTGATCGCGCCGTTTAACATCAGCTTCATGTTTCCGGTGCCGGATGCCTCGGTGCCCGCCAGCGAGATCTGCTCGGAAATTTCGGAAGCCGGCATCAGGATCTCCGAGATGGTGACGCTGTAATTCTCAAGAAACACGATCCGTAGCTTTTCACGGATGACGGGGTCGGCTTCGATGAGGTCGCGCAGAGTGCAGATGAATTTGATGATCTGCTTGGCGAGGAAATACCCGGGCGCCGCTTTCGCGCCGAAAATATAGGTTTTGGGGGCAAAGTCCGCATTGGGGTTTTCCTTGAGCCAGAGGTATTCGGTGAGAATGTGCAGCGCGTTCAGATGCTGGCGCTTATATTCGTGCAGACGCTTGACCTGCACGTCAAAGATCGAATTGCAGTTGACCGCCACACCGGAGGTTTCCAGCACATATTTGGCGAGCCGTTCCTTGTTTTCAAGCTTGACGGCCGCCAGCTTTTTCAGCAGGTTTTTATCGTCTGCAAACTTGCTGAACCGGTGCAGTTCGGACATGTTTTTGAGCCATCCGTCGCCGATGGTCTCATTGAGCAGGCTGGTCAGACCCGGGTTTGACTGGTAAAGCCAGCGCCGGGAGGCGATGCCGTTGGTCACGTTCTTAAACTTATACGGCGTAAGCAGATAGAAATCGTGGAAGACGCTGTCCTTGATGATCTGGCTGTGCAGGGCGGACACGCCGTTGACACTATGGGAAGCGATGACCGCCAGGTTCGCCATGCGCACCTGGAAATCATAGATCACCCGCATGCGGTCGATATCATACTGGTCATAGTGGTATTTTTCCCGCAGGTCGTCGCAGAAACGGCGGTCGATCTCCTGTACGATCTGGTAGATGCGCGGCAAAAGGTTGCGGAAGATGTCCTCTCCCCACTTCTCGAGCGCCTCGGACATGACCGTGTGGTTGGTGTAGGCAAAGGTGCGGGTCACGATGTCCCAGGAACGGTCCCAGTCGTAGCCGCAGTCGTCGAGCAGCACCCGCATCAACTCGGGAATGGCGAGGGTCGGATGGGTGTCGTTGATCTGAACGGCGTTCTTCTCGGCAAAGTTGTCGATGGTGCCGTAGAGGGTGATGTGGCGGCGCACGATGTCCGAAATCGAGGCCGCGACGAGGAAATACTGCTGTTTTAAACGCAGCATTTTGCCCTCGGTGTGGTTGTCGTTCGGGTAGAGCACTTTGGAGATGGCCTCGGCCGCGGCCGCGCCGCCGACCGCGTTCACATAGTCGCCGCGGTTGAAGCTCTCCATATCGAAGCCCGGGCTCTGGGCCTTCCAAAGCCGCAGGACGCCCACCCCGTCGCTCTCAAAGCCGGGGACGTACATATCGTGCGGAACGGCGTAGACCGTCTGATAATCGACATGATTGACCCAGTGGTGGCCGTTTTCCCAGCCCTCCTCAATCCGGCCGCCAAAGTGAACCGGAACGGTGCGGTCGGGCTTCACCTTGAGCCAGACGCTGCCGCCGGGCAGCCAGTAATCGGGGGTTTCGGTCTGCCAGCCGTCGATGATCCGCTGCTTGAAGATACCGTATTCATAGAGGATCGAATACCCCATGGCGGGCAGCTCCAGCGTGGCCATCGCGTCGAGGTAGCAGGCCGCGAGCCGGCCGAGACCGCCGTTGCCGAGTCCCGCGTCCGGTTCGAGCGCGTACATCCGGTCAATATCGATGTCGAGTTCGTCGAGCGCCTTGGTCATGGCGTCCTGGATATCGAGGTTATAGAGGCTGTTTTTGAGCGAACGCCCCATGAGAAATTCCATGCTCATGTAATAGACTTTCTTTTCCGCGCGGGCGTTGTAATGCGCGGAGAAGATTTTGAGTTTTTCCGCGAGAATTTCGCGCACCACACGGCAGCAGGCCTCGTAATAAGCCTCGTCGGAAGCGTGCTCCGGGTCGATGAGCATATCGCTTTTGATCGTGTCGAGGATCAGGTTCTTGAGGACCTCGGTGCTGTAATGCTTATTTGTATCCATCAGACTGTCGTCTCCTAATCATACAGATTGCCGGTTTTCCGGCGTGCAGGTAAATAGAAATGTTCCATTTTATTATACCCGATCGGCTGCTTGCATGCAAGTTTTCCGGCAAATATTACCGCGGCATGACAAAGCGCCTGCTTTGGGTGGAAAATTTGGACAGGCCCCTTTCACAGGCGCGAAAAATGTATTATAATGATATCAATGTTGAAATGAATTTTTACTCATTGGAGGAGTCGATACCATGAATGCAGCAAACCGGGTCCGCGTGCTCATCAATGGGGTGCATTATACCATTGCCACAGTCGAACCGGAAGAATATGTACAGAATCTCGCGCAGGAGCTGGATGAGCAGATCAAAGCGATCCTCGAAAAGAATCCGACCATCTCATTCAACGATGTGATGGTCCTGTGCGCCATCAATTATATGGACGCCTACAAGCGCAGCGAGGAAAATGCCGACCGGATGCGCTCTCAGATCACCGAATATCTGGAAGACGCAGCAAAGGCGCGCATCGAGCTCGACGAGGTCAAGCGGGAGAACGCCCATCTGCGCCGCCAGCTTGACGGCCAGGAGCTGAAGGGCCAGATAAAGGATATGAAAGTTTGATGCCGGTGAACCAGCCTGAAATCCTGGCGCCCGCGGGCGGCCCACAGGCGCTTGCGGCGGCGGTGCTCTGCGGCGCGGATTCGGTCTATCTTGGAGCCGGCGCGTTCAACGCCCGCCGCAACGCGGAAAATTTTACAATGGAAAATCTGGCGGAAACGGTCCGTTACTGCCACATCCGGGGTGTCAGGGTTTACCTGACGCTCAATATTGTTTTACTCGAAAACGAGATCCCGCGGTTCCTCGCGGCGGCGCAGGCGGCCTGTGAGGCCGGGGTAGACGCGGTGATCGTGCAGGATTTGGGCGCGGCTAGGCTTTTGCAGAGACATTGCCCGGCGCTGCGGATGCATGCCTCCACCCAGATGGCTGTGCACAATCCCGACGGCGTCCGCATGCTCGAGGACCTTGGCTTTCGGCGTGTGGTACTTGCGCGCGAGTGTTCCAAAGACGAGATTGCCCGAATTGCCGCCGCCACGCCGCTCGAAATCGAGCTGTTTGTGCACGGCGCACTGTGCATGTGTGTGTCCGGCCAGTGCTACATGTCCTCGGTGCTCGGCCAGCGCAGCGGGAACCGCGGACTCTGTGCCCAGCCGTGCAGGCTGGCGTTTTCCTCGTCCGCGCGGGAATATGCGCTCTCTCTGAAGGACATGAGCCTCATCTCCCGCATGGACGAAGTGCGGGCGCTTGGGGTGCATTCGCTCAAGATTGAAGGCCGCATGAAGCGGCCGGAGTATGTTGCCGCGGCCGTGACCGCCTGCCGGTCGGCGCTGGCAGGGGAAGCGGTCGATCTCAATGCTTTACAAGCGGTATTTTCCAGGGGCGGATTTACGGATGGTTATTTTACCGGCAAGCGTACCATTGATATGTTCGGGGTGCGCGGCAAGGAGGACGTCACCGCCGCCGCGGGGGTCCTAAAGCAGCTCGAGAATCGCTATACCGACCCGCGCAAGCAGGTGCAGAAGGTTGGCGTGGAGTTTGCTTTTGCGATGAAACCCGGCCAGAAGGCGTTCCTGTCCGCTTACGATTGTGACGGGAACAGCGTGTGTACCGAAGGCCCGGTGCCGGAAAATGCCGTCAATAAGCCGACTGACGAGGCCCGCGTGAAAGCGAGCCTTGAAAAGACCGGAGGCACGCCCTATCATGTAGAAAATGTCCGGTGCTCCATTTCGCCGGGGCTGATGCTGCCCGCGTCAGCGCTCAACGCGATGCGCCGTGAGTCCCTTACGCAGCTTGATGAAACCCGCGGAACTTTGCGCCCGATCCCGTGGCAAGCCGCCGGGCGCGAAGCGCCCGCGCCGCGTATAAGTGCGCGGCGGCCTGCGCTGCGGGCGCGGCTTGCCGCGATGGCGCAGCTGACCCCGTCCATCCGAAAACGCGCGGCGCTCATCACTCTGCCGGCGCCGGAACTGCTCAAGCTCTGCGAAAGCGGCGCGGAGGACTGCATGGACCGTCTCTGCGCGGGCGTGCCGCGCATCCAGTTTTCCGGGCAGGAGGAGACGAAAGCGCAGCTCGCAAAACTGTGGGAATACGGCGTGCGGCATGCCGAGGTGGGGAATCTCGGCGCAATCGGGCTTGTGTCCGGTATGGGATTTGCGCTGCATGGAGAAGCTTTCCTCAACGCGGCCAATTCCGAAGCTGTGCAGGCGCTCGCTGGGATGGGGCTCCGTGACCTGACCCTTTCCTTTGAACTGAGCCTTGCGGCGGCAAAACATCTTCCGGAGGAGATCCCCTGTGGGGTTGCGGCCTATGGATTCCTGCCGCTGATGACGGTGCGCAACTGCCCGGTGCGGCTTTCCGCCGGGTGTGCCCGCTGCAAAAAGGGGGAAGCTGCGCTCACCGACCGCAAAGGCAACAAATTGCGGACAACCTGCGCCTATGGGTGCAGTGAAATTCTCAATCCGGTGCCACTTTATATGGGAGACCGGCTGGAGGAACTTTCCGGGTTCGATTTCGTCTCTTTACAGTTTACGGTCGAAAGCCCGGAAGAATGCGAACAGATTTTTCTGGACTATGAAAATGGGGGTGAACCGCGCGGAGCGTTCACCCGCGGGCTGCTCTATAAAACGATCCTGTAGGAGGGCATTATGCTGAAAATGAAACGCCTGCGTCCGTCGGCGCAGATCCCGAAGAATGCCACACCCGGAAGCGCCGGGTACGACCTCTGCGCCGATCTTGACGCGCCGGTGGAGATCCCCGCGGGCAGGACGGTCAAAATCCCGACCGGTCTTGCGATGGCGGTGGAACCTGGCTATGCGGGTTTTGTGTTTGCACGCAGCGGGCTGGGGATCAAGCATGGGATTGTGCCGGCCAACTGTGTCGGCGTGATCGACAGCGACTACCGCGGAGAGGTGATCGTGGGGCTGCACAACCAGTCACAGGAGGCCTTCACGGTGAACCCGGGAGACCGGGTCGCCCAGCTGGTGCTCCTGCCGGTTTTTACTCCCGGGATCGAGGTCTGTGAAGAATTGGACGAGACCGGCCGCGGAGCGGGCGGTTTTGGTTCGACCGGGCGATAAGCCGGGAGAAGCGATACACGCCGGCGGACGGACAGGGAGGAATGACAGCAATGCGAAGGGCGCTGATAGGAATTTTTTATACTGTGGCGGCGGTGATCGTGGGCGCGCTGGCCGCGGCGATCGCGGCGAACGTGCCGTTTCTCAGCTGGCTGGCCTTTGGCAAGAGCATCGGCCTGCCGGTGGACACCCCGATGGTGCTCGATCTATCGGTTGTGAAGGTCGCATTCGGATTCGAGGTCGGTGTGACGGTCGCGCATATCCTGGCGTTCATTGGGGCATTTTTCGGATATAAATATACGATAAAGGCGATGCATCTGAATGGAAAACACGAAGGTGAAGAATAGGCGGGTGGTGCTGGCTTCCCAGTCCCCGCGCAGGCAGGAACTTTTGAAGTTCCTGTTCGAGGATTTTGAAGTCCGGGTATCAGACGCGGACGAAAGCCTGCCGGACGCAACTCCGCCCGCCAAGGCGGTCGAAACGCTCGCTTTGCGCAAGGCGCGGGCAGTGGCGGCGGACTGTCCGGGCGCGCTGGTGATTGGCTCGGATACGGTGGTGGCGATCGATGGGCTGATCCTGGGCAAGCCGGATGATCCCGAAGAGGCCGCCGCGATGCTTCGCAGGCTCTCCGGGCGGGTACATGAAGTTTACACCGGCGCGGCGCTTTGCCTTGGCGGACGGGAAACAGTGTTCCATGTCTGTACCGGCGTGGAATTCTGCCCGCTCAGCGACGCGGAGATCGCCTGGTATCTCTCAACCGGCGAGCCGTTCGACAAAGCGGGCTCCTATGGCATCCAGGGGTATGGCGCGCGGTATATCAAAGGCGTTCGCGGGGATTATTTCACCGTGATGGGGCTGCCGGTCAACCGCCTATATGCAGAAATTGGGGAATTCGCCAAAGAATACTTGACCGAAAAATGAAGAATATTAACATTTACCCTGTTGTGCATTTTGGCGGGAACAGGTATAATATGTAGGATAATGAAAGCGCAACGCTGTTTTTGTAAAAGTATAAGGGGGAACCGGGTATGTTTTCGAAAGACATTGGAATAGATTTGGGCACCGCAAACACCCTCATCTTTATGAAGGGAAAAGGAATCATCATGCGGGAGCCCTCGGTCGTGGCGGTTGATACCCGCAACGACACCATGCTGTACGCGGGCAATCAGGCAAAGGAAGTCATCGGGCGCACACCGGGCAGTATTGTGGCGGTCCGGCCCTTGAAAGACGGCGTTATCGCCGATTTCGACGTCACTGCCTCGATGCTCCAGTATTTCATCAAGCGGGCGCTCAACAACTCGATCCTGGCGCGCCCGCGGGTGATCATCTGCATCCCCTCCGGCGTCACGGCGGTCGAGCGCCGCGCGGTCAAGGAGGCCTCCTTCAAAGCCGGCGCGAAACACGTTTCAATCATCGAGGAACCCATGGCGGCCGCGATCGGCGCGCAGCTTCCTGTGGCGGAGGCCACGGGAAGCATGGTGGTCGACATCGGCGGCGGCACCAGCGAGGTCGCGGTGATTTCGCTCGGCGGCATTGTGGCGGCGCGTTCGGTGCGCGTGGGAGGCGATGAGCTGGACGCTTCGATCATCCAGTATATCAAACGCAAATACAACCTCCTCATCGGTGAACGCACCGCCGAGGACATCAAGATCGGAATCGGTTCGGCTTATCCGCTCGAGGAGGAAGCCACCATGGACATCAAGGGCCGCGATCTGATGGACGGCCTGCCCAAGAACATTCAGATCACTTCGGAGGAGATCCGCGAGGCGCTTGCCGACCCGCTTTCGATGGTGCTCGACGCGATCCGCACCACGCTTGAAAAAACCCCGCCGGAACTTTCCGCGGACATTATCGACCACGGCATCACCCTCACCGGCGGCGGCGCCCTGCTGCGCGGGCTCGATTCGCTCATCGAGCGGGAAACGGGCATGCCGGTACATATTGCGGAAAACCCGCTCGACTGCGTCGCAATGGGCACCGGCAAGGTGCTTGACGACATCGATAATCTGCGCAAGCTGCTTGCAGACGACGACAAAAGTTACTAATCCGAACATGTTGCGGCGCCCGTTCAATCTGTGAAACAAGGAGGATTGGACGGGCGGCCTTTCATTCTGACCAATCCGTGGATTTTGCCGGAAGAGGAGTGGCCTTTTGGGAGACTTTTTTAGAAGCGCAAAATTTAAAATACTTGCCGGTGTGTTCATCGTGCTGCTCGCCTTCATGCTGCGGGCCGCGTGGACCGGCGGCCTTTCCCCGATCATCTCCTCGGCGGTCGGGTTTGTTGTCACGCCGCTGCAGAGGGTTTCGGCTTCGATTTCCGATACGGTGCGCGGCTACTTTGAACGCTATACCAGAGCGGACGAGATCGCGCTGGAGAATGAGCAACTGCACGCGGAGGTGAATGAGCTGCGCCGCCAGCTGGTTGATTACGAGCAGTCGAAGAAGGAAAACGAGATGCTCAAGCAGTTTCTTGACCTCAAGGAACAGAACCCTGACTTCGTCCTGGAGCCGGCCTCGGTGGTCGCGCGCGACCCGAACGACCGATTCTATTCCTTCACGATCGACAAGGGCTCGCTGAACGGCGTGAGCCTGCACGACCCGGTGGTTTCAGCCGACGGGCTGGTCGGGCGGGTCAAGGAGGTCGGCCTCAACTATTCAAAGGTGCTCACAATCCTGGATGTCGCGGTCGATGCGGGCGCTTATGATGTGCGCACCCGTGATATCGGCATCATCGGCGGCTCGATCGACCTGGTGGACAAGGGATACTGCAAAATGAGCTACCTGCCGCGGGAAAGCGGAGCGGCGGCGGGGGATCTTGTGGTGACGACCGGCGGCGGCATCTTCCCGAAGGACCTTGTGATCGGCAGGATCACCCGCATCGCGGACGAGGCCGGCGGCATTTCGCTCTACGCGGAAATCGAACCGGCTGCCGATATCCCAAACCTCACCGACGTGATGATCATCAAGGCGTACGACGGGCAGGAGGAACAGCCGGATGAATAACAAGGCCCGAATCCACATAGAAAAATACATTTCGTATATTATTGCGATGATATTGCTTTTTGTTTTGCAAACAACGCCCGGATTCCTCGCGATTTTCGGCGTCAAGCCAAATTTTGTCGTCCCCGCGGCGGTCTGTATCGCGATGATGGAGGATGAATTCATCGGCGGGCTGTATGGCGCGTTCGCCGGGGTACTGTGCGATTTGGGCGGATTTACGCTGTTCGGCTTCAACGCCATCCTCATCATGGCCGGCTGTGTGGCTGTGGGGCTGCTTTCGATCTACCTTCTGCGGATGAGCGCCATCAACTTTGTCCTTTTGGTCGCTGGGGTGCTGCTCGCGCGCGGGCTGCTCGATTACCTGCTCAATTTTTACATGTGGGGATATGAAGGAGTCTGGCGGGTGCTCTGCTACCGCATCCTGCCCGGCGTCATCTATTCGGCGGCCGCCGCGCCGCTTTGTTACTGGCTTTTTACCCGGATGCGCGGTTATTTTGAAGCGCGCATCCAGTCCTGATATTTTGGAGATTACCGCATGAAAAAACATTCCCAGACGGTACGCATGATAATCCTCGGCGCGGCGTTTGTGCTGGTGCTGCTGCTTTACTGCCTGCGGCTGATGCAGATGCAGGTGGTCGAAGGGGAGGACAGCGAAGCGCTGCTTGAACGCGGCTGGTCCTCCACCCAGGTCATCAAGGCGGCGCGCGGCGAAATCCTCGACCGCAACGGCCGCCCGCTTGCCATGAACGCGATTGGCCGCGACGTGGTGATCAACCGCGCGTTTTTGGAGCCGAAGGACACCAATGCCGTGATCCTGCGGCTCATCCGGATTATGGAGGAAGCGGATGAGGACTGGATCGACAACCTCCCCATCACCGAGGAAGCGCCTTTCCGTTTCAAGGATCAGCAGACCTATGCCACCGAGATCGCACGTCTCAAGAACGCTTTCGACCTGGGACAGTTCGCCACGGTGGACGACGTGATCTATCACCTGAAGAAAACCTACAATCTGGAGACCTATGGCGATCCGGAAAATCCGCAGCATTACACCGACGAGGAATTTCGCAAGATTGCGGGTGTCCGTTACGAGATGACCCAGCGGGGATTCTCGATGTCGGTGCCGTACACCTTTGCAACCGACATCAAAATCGAAACGGTCCCGAAGATCAAGGAGC
This genomic window contains:
- a CDS encoding glycogen/starch/alpha-glucan phosphorylase, giving the protein MDTNKHYSTEVLKNLILDTIKSDMLIDPEHASDEAYYEACCRVVREILAEKLKIFSAHYNARAEKKVYYMSMEFLMGRSLKNSLYNLDIQDAMTKALDELDIDIDRMYALEPDAGLGNGGLGRLAACYLDAMATLELPAMGYSILYEYGIFKQRIIDGWQTETPDYWLPGGSVWLKVKPDRTVPVHFGGRIEEGWENGHHWVNHVDYQTVYAVPHDMYVPGFESDGVGVLRLWKAQSPGFDMESFNRGDYVNAVGGAAAAEAISKVLYPNDNHTEGKMLRLKQQYFLVAASISDIVRRHITLYGTIDNFAEKNAVQINDTHPTLAIPELMRVLLDDCGYDWDRSWDIVTRTFAYTNHTVMSEALEKWGEDIFRNLLPRIYQIVQEIDRRFCDDLREKYHYDQYDIDRMRVIYDFQVRMANLAVIASHSVNGVSALHSQIIKDSVFHDFYLLTPYKFKNVTNGIASRRWLYQSNPGLTSLLNETIGDGWLKNMSELHRFSKFADDKNLLKKLAAVKLENKERLAKYVLETSGVAVNCNSIFDVQVKRLHEYKRQHLNALHILTEYLWLKENPNADFAPKTYIFGAKAAPGYFLAKQIIKFICTLRDLIEADPVIREKLRIVFLENYSVTISEILMPASEISEQISLAGTEASGTGNMKLMLNGAITLGTLDGANVEIKEHVGDENILIFGMTTPEVNHIKTAGYNPNDYYNRNPALRRAIDLLLSGLDGQQFPDIANSLRYNDPYMVLADFASYSDIQQEASRRYRDAIGWQRMSLMNIAASGFFCADRSIHDYSREIWNLRK
- a CDS encoding cell division protein ZapA — its product is MNAANRVRVLINGVHYTIATVEPEEYVQNLAQELDEQIKAILEKNPTISFNDVMVLCAINYMDAYKRSEENADRMRSQITEYLEDAAKARIELDEVKRENAHLRRQLDGQELKGQIKDMKV
- a CDS encoding U32 family peptidase, producing MPVNQPEILAPAGGPQALAAAVLCGADSVYLGAGAFNARRNAENFTMENLAETVRYCHIRGVRVYLTLNIVLLENEIPRFLAAAQAACEAGVDAVIVQDLGAARLLQRHCPALRMHASTQMAVHNPDGVRMLEDLGFRRVVLARECSKDEIARIAAATPLEIELFVHGALCMCVSGQCYMSSVLGQRSGNRGLCAQPCRLAFSSSAREYALSLKDMSLISRMDEVRALGVHSLKIEGRMKRPEYVAAAVTACRSALAGEAVDLNALQAVFSRGGFTDGYFTGKRTIDMFGVRGKEDVTAAAGVLKQLENRYTDPRKQVQKVGVEFAFAMKPGQKAFLSAYDCDGNSVCTEGPVPENAVNKPTDEARVKASLEKTGGTPYHVENVRCSISPGLMLPASALNAMRRESLTQLDETRGTLRPIPWQAAGREAPAPRISARRPALRARLAAMAQLTPSIRKRAALITLPAPELLKLCESGAEDCMDRLCAGVPRIQFSGQEETKAQLAKLWEYGVRHAEVGNLGAIGLVSGMGFALHGEAFLNAANSEAVQALAGMGLRDLTLSFELSLAAAKHLPEEIPCGVAAYGFLPLMTVRNCPVRLSAGCARCKKGEAALTDRKGNKLRTTCAYGCSEILNPVPLYMGDRLEELSGFDFVSLQFTVESPEECEQIFLDYENGGEPRGAFTRGLLYKTIL
- the dut gene encoding dUTP diphosphatase; the protein is MMLKMKRLRPSAQIPKNATPGSAGYDLCADLDAPVEIPAGRTVKIPTGLAMAVEPGYAGFVFARSGLGIKHGIVPANCVGVIDSDYRGEVIVGLHNQSQEAFTVNPGDRVAQLVLLPVFTPGIEVCEELDETGRGAGGFGSTGR
- a CDS encoding DUF4321 domain-containing protein translates to MRRALIGIFYTVAAVIVGALAAAIAANVPFLSWLAFGKSIGLPVDTPMVLDLSVVKVAFGFEVGVTVAHILAFIGAFFGYKYTIKAMHLNGKHEGEE
- a CDS encoding Maf family protein; this encodes MENTKVKNRRVVLASQSPRRQELLKFLFEDFEVRVSDADESLPDATPPAKAVETLALRKARAVAADCPGALVIGSDTVVAIDGLILGKPDDPEEAAAMLRRLSGRVHEVYTGAALCLGGRETVFHVCTGVEFCPLSDAEIAWYLSTGEPFDKAGSYGIQGYGARYIKGVRGDYFTVMGLPVNRLYAEIGEFAKEYLTEK
- a CDS encoding rod shape-determining protein translates to MFSKDIGIDLGTANTLIFMKGKGIIMREPSVVAVDTRNDTMLYAGNQAKEVIGRTPGSIVAVRPLKDGVIADFDVTASMLQYFIKRALNNSILARPRVIICIPSGVTAVERRAVKEASFKAGAKHVSIIEEPMAAAIGAQLPVAEATGSMVVDIGGGTSEVAVISLGGIVAARSVRVGGDELDASIIQYIKRKYNLLIGERTAEDIKIGIGSAYPLEEEATMDIKGRDLMDGLPKNIQITSEEIREALADPLSMVLDAIRTTLEKTPPELSADIIDHGITLTGGGALLRGLDSLIERETGMPVHIAENPLDCVAMGTGKVLDDIDNLRKLLADDDKSY
- the mreC gene encoding rod shape-determining protein MreC — encoded protein: MGDFFRSAKFKILAGVFIVLLAFMLRAAWTGGLSPIISSAVGFVVTPLQRVSASISDTVRGYFERYTRADEIALENEQLHAEVNELRRQLVDYEQSKKENEMLKQFLDLKEQNPDFVLEPASVVARDPNDRFYSFTIDKGSLNGVSLHDPVVSADGLVGRVKEVGLNYSKVLTILDVAVDAGAYDVRTRDIGIIGGSIDLVDKGYCKMSYLPRESGAAAGDLVVTTGGGIFPKDLVIGRITRIADEAGGISLYAEIEPAADIPNLTDVMIIKAYDGQEEQPDE